In a genomic window of Nocardia fluminea:
- the rsgA gene encoding ribosome small subunit-dependent GTPase A, protein MSRQGRSSASYDESDVRVRPGKASSRPRTKTRPQHADAEAAMVVAVDRGRWGCVLDGDADRRIVAMRARELGRTPIVVGDQVDVVGDLTGKPDSLARIVRVSERSTVLRRTADDTDPFERIVVANAQQLFIVVALADPPPRTGFVERAMVAAYAGGLEPILVLTKRDLVAESEFASAFDGLELKILYAGIDDPMEPVLEILNDRLTALIGHSGVGKSTMVNRLVPDAYRAVGEVSGVGKGKHTSTQSVALPLPEGGWVIDTPGVRSFGLAHITPDDVIASFTDLAGAIEDCPRGCTHLGPPADPECALDQLPGTERRVAAIRTLLTALIANDAW, encoded by the coding sequence CTGAGCCGCCAGGGGCGATCCTCAGCCAGCTACGACGAATCCGATGTCCGGGTGCGCCCGGGTAAGGCGTCGTCGCGTCCCCGCACCAAGACCCGTCCGCAGCACGCCGACGCCGAGGCCGCCATGGTGGTGGCCGTCGACCGCGGCCGCTGGGGATGTGTGCTCGACGGGGATGCCGACCGGCGCATCGTCGCCATGCGCGCCCGCGAGCTGGGCCGCACCCCGATCGTCGTGGGCGATCAGGTCGACGTGGTCGGCGATCTCACCGGCAAGCCCGACAGTCTGGCCAGGATCGTGCGGGTGAGCGAGCGCAGCACCGTGCTGCGCCGCACCGCCGACGACACCGATCCGTTCGAACGCATCGTGGTCGCCAATGCCCAGCAGCTGTTCATCGTGGTCGCGCTGGCCGATCCGCCGCCGCGCACCGGTTTCGTCGAACGGGCGATGGTGGCGGCGTACGCGGGTGGGCTGGAACCGATTCTGGTGCTCACCAAGCGCGACCTGGTCGCGGAATCGGAATTCGCCTCGGCCTTCGACGGTCTCGAGCTGAAGATCCTCTACGCGGGCATCGACGATCCGATGGAGCCGGTGCTGGAAATCCTGAACGACCGGCTCACCGCGCTGATCGGCCACTCCGGCGTCGGCAAGTCGACGATGGTGAATCGTCTTGTGCCCGATGCCTATCGGGCGGTGGGCGAGGTGTCCGGCGTCGGCAAGGGCAAGCACACCTCGACGCAGTCGGTGGCGCTTCCGCTACCCGAAGGCGGCTGGGTGATCGACACGCCGGGCGTGCGTTCGTTCGGCCTCGCCCACATCACCCCCGACGACGTGATCGCCTCGTTCACCGACCTGGCAGGCGCCATCGAGGACTGTCCGCGTGGCTGTACCCATCTCGGCCCGCCCGCCGATCCCGAATGCGCGCTCGATCAGCTGCCCGGCACGGAACGGCGGGTGGCGGCGATTCGCACGCTGCTCACCGCCCTGATCGCCAATGATGCTTGGTAG